The Paracoccus albus region TGTTGTAATCGCACCAGATGCGTCCGGAAATGTGGTGAAAATCACGCAATATTGGCTTTGCCGCGACATTCGGGCAGTCTAAAGGACATAAAAAACCATAAGCGCATCGAGGGCAGCATGAAGCGCATTCTTCTGATTCTTTCCGCCGGGCTGGCACTGACAGGCTGTGTCGCCCGCACTCCGGGACAACAGGCAGGGCCGGACGGCCAGCCGGTCCCCGTCGCCTATACGATTTCCGCGGCAGACGCTGCGGCGATCCCCAACCGCGTGCTGGAGCAGGTCAACATGCTGCGCGCCGGCTCAAGCGCGGCACCGCTGACGATTGATCCCGCCCTGTCGGCTGCTGCGGCTGCGCATTCGCGCGATATGGCTGCCCAGAACCGGGCATGGCATTTCGGTTCGGACGGCTCATCGCCGCTGGATCGTGCAAACCGTGCAGGCTATTCGGGCCAGCTGATCGGCGAAAATATCAGCGAAAGCTACGAGAACGATATTTCGACGCTTCAGGCATGGATGCAAACGCGCGACACCCGCGATGTCATCATGGACCCGACAGCCACGAAACTTGGCATCGCCTGGTATCAAGAGCCCTCGCGCAAGCTGTGGTGGACCCTTCTGACCGGCAAATAGCGCTGTCCGCGCAGCGACAACGACGCCCGTCAGGTGCTGCATCCGCGGCCTGACGGCGCACCCTGTCTATTGCGTAAAGTCGAACGGGCTGACGGTCGAGCCATAGACGTCGATCATCATGTCCGACCTGCCATCTCCATCGACATCAAGCAGCAGGCGTGTCTTTGCCTTATGCACCTCCATTCGTATTTCGGCCGCCCCAGTGCCGGTGAAATCAGCGGCGCCAAGCCAGATGAGCTTGGGGTCGATCCCCGACAGGTCGATCATGTCCTGACCCGTTTCGAAGTCGATGATCGTATCACGCTCAAACACGCCGTCCTTGGGTCGCGTGAAGACAAAGACGTCCGCGCCGAAACCGCCCTCCAGCACATCATTGCCCGCCCCCCCGCTGAGCGTATCGTTGCCGCGAAAGCCCTCTATCGTATCGTCGCCTGCGTTTCCGTGCATGATATCGTCGTCAAGGCCACCTTCGATCACATCGTTCCCGCCGCCGCCCTGCAGCAGGTCGCGGCCCGACGCGCCATAGACGCGGTCGTTTCCAGCAGCGCCAAAGACCGTATCGTGCCCCTCTTGTGCGAGAACGCGATCATCCCCCGCCCCTCCGTGGATGACGTCCGCGCCCTCGCCGCCGATCAGTTTGTCATTCCCATCGCCACCACGAAGGGTGTCGCGCCCGTCCCCGCCGCGAATCGAATCTTTGCCGCTGTGACCAAGGATGTGGTCGTTGCCGTCCACCCCCCAGAGAAGATCGTTGCCATTGCCGCCAGAGATCACGTCATCGCCCGCCATGCCGATAACGTGGTCGTCGCCGTCATCACCCCCAATCGTGTCGTTACCCGCATGGCCGATCAGGAAATCATCGCCACCGCGCCCCGCCATAATGTCGTCGCCAGCGTCGCCATAAAGATAGTCCCCCCCGGTGCCGCCATGTATCGTATCATTCCCGTCCCCGCCGACCATGACGTTGCTGCGACCCTGCGCGACAAGCAGATCATTCCCATCGTTTCCGGCCATGCGGTTGTTGTTCTGCCCGCCATACAAGCGG contains the following coding sequences:
- a CDS encoding CAP domain-containing protein, with the translated sequence MKRILLILSAGLALTGCVARTPGQQAGPDGQPVPVAYTISAADAAAIPNRVLEQVNMLRAGSSAAPLTIDPALSAAAAAHSRDMAAQNRAWHFGSDGSSPLDRANRAGYSGQLIGENISESYENDISTLQAWMQTRDTRDVIMDPTATKLGIAWYQEPSRKLWWTLLTGK